From a single Kryptolebias marmoratus isolate JLee-2015 linkage group LG6, ASM164957v2, whole genome shotgun sequence genomic region:
- the atp5mc3a gene encoding ATP synthase membrane subunit c locus 3a: protein MYACAKFVSTPAVVRAGSRALYRPLSASVLSRPEAKTESTVAVMPQNPLTQVTLRGFQTSAISRDIDTAAKFIGAGAATVGVAGSGAGIGTVFGSLIIGYARNPSLKQQLFSYAILGFALSEAMGLFCLMVAFLILFAM, encoded by the exons ATGTACGCCTGTGCAAAGTTTGTTTCCACGCCGGCTGTG gtCCGTGCTGGTTCCCGGGCTCTTTACAGACCCCTGTCTGCCTCCGTGCTGTCCAGGCCTGAAGCCAAAACAGAG AGCACTGTTGCTGTGATGCCACAGAATCCCCTCACTCAGGTCACACTGAGAGGCTTCCAGACCAGCGCCATCAGCAGGGACATCGACACTGCCGCCAAGTTTATTGGTGCCGGAGCCGCCACTGTTGGAGTCGCCGGATCTGGTGCTGGAATTGGGACGGTGTTCGGTAGTCTCATCATTGGCTATGCcag GAACCCAtctctgaagcagcagctgttcTCATATGCCATCCTGGGATTTGCCCTGTCTGAAGCTATGGGACTCTTCTGTTTGATGGTTGCTTTCCTTATCCTGTTTGCTATGTGA